The genomic segment ACGCACGCCGACGCACTCCGACGAGAGCCCGCTCGCGCTCGCCCAACGCCGCGTCACGCACGCCAATGCACTCCGCACGCCAACACGCCACGCTGTCTGGCTCGTCGCGCCCTCCGGCGCGCCGCGGCGTCACAGGCGCCCGCCCGATGCCTCCCATCGCTGCGCGTCGCAGATCATCTCTTGAAGCTCACGGCGAATTGGTGCGTGGTGCCGTCTGAGAGCTCCAGGACGAACGCGCCCGTCTTCTGTGCCCACGCTTTCTGCGTCTTCCACACGAACGTGTAGCGGTCGGTCGCCGGGTCGTACGTGAGTCCGCTTGCGCCGGGGGTCGCGGCATCCAACATCTCCCCCGCCGGATTCAGCACGGTGCCCGCGACGACGAAGCGCGCCGACGTCACCACGCCGAGACCCTGATCACCGGTCAACGAGAACCTGACGGGAATGGACTGGCCCGCCTTGGCGACGTTGGGTTCGGTCATCGATACCGGGTCGAAGAACCCTGCGAAGTCGAACGTGTCGCGGTAGCCGAGCGCGAACGGCGAGAAGCTCGTCGTCACTCCGCAGACACGGCCGGGCACGGCGCTGGTCGTGATGTCGACCCAGCGGAAGGCCGCACCCGGCTCGGGAGCGTGGTGCCACAGCCGCGGCGGGGTGCCGGGGATGTTCTCGGTGTCGTACTGAATGCACACCTCGACGGCGCCGCCGTCGAACGACCCCGAGTAGTCCAGGTGGTAGTACAGCGGCGGGTCCCCGGCCAGCGAGAACTGATCCACCAGCGGGCCGGTCGTCGAGGTCGCCGCGGTGAACATGCCGGTCGTCCCTGCCGGGAAGGAGAAGTCGACAGTCGTCGAGCCGAGCACCAACGACGCCTCGGTCTCCGTCGCCTCAACTTCGTCCGACGCGCTGCTCACCGCCTGCGTGATCGTGAACGACCGGTACGTGCCCGCCGGCCAGTAGTTCTCGGCGAGCGTCCCCGCGAAGAGCCGATAGGCGGTGCCGAACTCGGCGGTCGCCGGCACGGTGAAGGTGGCGGCCAGCTCGCCCGAGGCATCCGTCATCGTCGTCCCCACCGAGAACGCGGTCTCGGGCAGGATGCCGCCCAGCAGCGTCATGTAGAAGTAGTCGACGCCCGGCGCGAGCCAAAGCTCGAGCTCGCGGTTCGCGGGCAGCCCCGACGCCGTCACGCTCGCCGTCACGCCCGGCGAGAGCTGCACCTCGTCCGGTGCGCCCGGG from the Microbacterium atlanticum genome contains:
- a CDS encoding PxKF domain-containing protein, which translates into the protein MMGKRARALWGASAVLVMIAGGVGVAPAFAEDPPPVDWTMMPGFPVVTADGDFTVSFETGVMATPDFGDVALLNDLPLQRINVVNHTDEVRYIDFGVDVDVEGVIEPLWRGETYGDYWGSTAGAFGVRLEPGQSIADTGAFVYSGFAGLFEGVPRYGGRTVVVYELAEDPAVDPDTAATEIARAPRVPGDFVPVHFDGPTTPEGTVPVGQELSVVGPGAPDEVQLSPGVTASVTASGLPANRELELWLAPGVDYFYMTLLGGILPETAFSVGTTMTDASGELAATFTVPATAEFGTAYRLFAGTLAENYWPAGTYRSFTITQAVSSASDEVEATETEASLVLGSTTVDFSFPAGTTGMFTAATSTTGPLVDQFSLAGDPPLYYHLDYSGSFDGGAVEVCIQYDTENIPGTPPRLWHHAPEPGAAFRWVDITTSAVPGRVCGVTTSFSPFALGYRDTFDFAGFFDPVSMTEPNVAKAGQSIPVRFSLTGDQGLGVVTSARFVVAGTVLNPAGEMLDAATPGASGLTYDPATDRYTFVWKTQKAWAQKTGAFVLELSDGTTHQFAVSFKR